The Armatimonadota bacterium genome includes a region encoding these proteins:
- a CDS encoding ABC transporter substrate-binding protein, which translates to MTIRIGHSPDSDDAFMFYGLANGRVESEHDYEHVLRDIQTLNEWAREGRLESSAVSVHAFAYVADKYALLRHGGSFGEGYGPMLVAETPMSLDEVRSAKIAVPGLLTSAYLELCLWFEDKFGPGVRPDVDVAPFDEIIPRILDKTYRVGLIIHEGQLTYEEEGLSEIANMGKWWRDKTGGLPLPLGVNVVRKDLGPEICQEVSRCMRESIDVGLNERASALDYALQFARGMDRGTSDTFVGMYVNDRTRDMGGEGVKAIRLLLSEGARIGIVPSVQVDVID; encoded by the coding sequence ATGACGATCCGTATCGGGCACTCGCCGGACTCTGACGACGCGTTCATGTTCTACGGACTGGCGAACGGCCGGGTCGAAAGCGAACACGATTACGAACACGTCCTGCGTGACATCCAGACACTGAACGAGTGGGCCCGAGAGGGAAGACTCGAGTCGAGCGCGGTCAGCGTCCATGCGTTCGCCTACGTCGCGGACAAGTACGCGCTCCTACGGCACGGCGGAAGTTTCGGCGAAGGCTATGGCCCGATGCTTGTGGCTGAAACGCCGATGTCCCTTGACGAGGTCAGGTCGGCCAAGATCGCCGTGCCGGGCCTGTTGACCAGCGCTTACTTGGAGCTCTGCCTTTGGTTCGAGGACAAGTTCGGCCCGGGGGTCCGGCCGGACGTCGATGTCGCCCCCTTCGACGAGATCATCCCTCGCATCCTGGACAAGACGTACCGGGTCGGCCTGATCATCCATGAAGGGCAGCTCACTTACGAAGAAGAAGGACTGTCCGAGATCGCGAACATGGGGAAATGGTGGCGCGACAAGACGGGCGGGCTTCCGTTGCCCCTCGGCGTCAACGTCGTAAGGAAGGACCTTGGCCCAGAAATCTGCCAAGAGGTCTCGAGGTGCATGCGTGAGAGCATCGATGTGGGATTGAATGAACGGGCGAGCGCCTTGGATTACGCCCTCCAGTTCGCGCGCGGCATGGACAGGGGGACCAGTGATACCTTTGTCGGGATGTACGTCAACGACCGCACTCGGGACATGGGCGGGGAGGGGGTCAAAGCGATCCGACTGCTCCTCTCCGAGGGCGCAAGGATCGGGATCGTTCCTAGCGTCCAGGTCGACGTCATCGACTGA
- a CDS encoding M1 family metallopeptidase: MTVLAAITMLGAGALRQQEVSGGVLKLEQAAYDVQSYDVSLRVDPAAKSFRGMTVMLAKTVVPTASVLIDLDDPFAVSKITDGKTALKFERLKGALRVHFPMSKQPGDAIRIETTYAGVPHVAKNAPWDGGTVWAKTPSGADWISVALQGAGADLLFPCKDHPSDRPDRATMRITVPAPLTAVGPGRLKETIKNPDRTSTFVWEMPLPINNYSLVFNAAPYELVKDTVKSVGGQNVPIGFYVLPEHKAQAPKLIAEQKKYLAFMEKYCGPYPFRSVKLGIVETPHLGMEHSTAIAYGNRFRFAPDGLDWLLLHEFGHEWWANLVSNADWRDMWIHEGFQSFLDTFYIEQTRGKDAYFAAMKGRKRNVRNAAPVAPREETSSEAYGGDIYDKGALVLNSLRYLIGDEAFLKSIRRMAYPTPESEKWTDGRALRFVTTDDFVTVASRESQRDLSWFFEVYVRQASLPVLESESSDGVLTLAWKTSEGLPFPMPLDVVVDGKTVRVPMDGGKGTVRYSGAAPVIDPNGWVLRK; encoded by the coding sequence ATGACCGTACTCGCGGCCATCACGATGCTCGGTGCCGGAGCACTGAGGCAACAGGAAGTGTCCGGCGGCGTCCTCAAGCTGGAGCAAGCCGCCTACGACGTCCAATCGTACGACGTCTCGCTCCGTGTCGATCCGGCCGCCAAGTCGTTCCGAGGGATGACGGTCATGCTCGCCAAGACAGTCGTTCCGACCGCTTCGGTCCTCATCGATCTCGACGACCCCTTTGCGGTTTCGAAGATCACGGACGGAAAGACCGCCCTGAAGTTCGAACGGCTGAAAGGCGCCCTGCGCGTCCACTTCCCGATGTCGAAACAACCGGGCGACGCGATCCGGATCGAAACGACCTACGCCGGCGTTCCCCACGTCGCCAAGAACGCACCGTGGGACGGCGGCACGGTCTGGGCGAAGACGCCGAGCGGCGCGGACTGGATCTCCGTCGCGCTCCAAGGAGCGGGCGCGGACCTGCTTTTCCCCTGTAAGGACCACCCTTCCGACAGGCCCGACCGAGCCACGATGCGCATCACCGTGCCCGCTCCGTTGACCGCCGTCGGGCCAGGCCGGCTGAAGGAGACCATCAAAAACCCCGACAGAACCTCGACGTTCGTCTGGGAGATGCCCTTGCCGATCAACAACTATTCCCTCGTCTTCAATGCGGCCCCCTACGAGCTTGTGAAGGACACCGTGAAGTCGGTCGGCGGTCAGAACGTCCCCATCGGGTTCTACGTCCTACCAGAGCACAAAGCGCAGGCGCCCAAGCTGATCGCCGAGCAGAAGAAGTACCTGGCGTTCATGGAGAAGTATTGCGGGCCTTATCCGTTCCGATCGGTCAAGCTCGGCATCGTCGAGACGCCTCATCTGGGAATGGAGCACTCGACCGCGATCGCCTACGGCAACAGGTTCCGGTTCGCTCCGGACGGGTTGGACTGGCTTCTCCTCCACGAGTTCGGGCACGAGTGGTGGGCGAACCTTGTCTCGAACGCCGATTGGCGCGACATGTGGATCCATGAGGGCTTCCAGAGCTTCCTGGACACGTTCTACATCGAACAGACACGGGGCAAGGACGCTTACTTCGCCGCGATGAAGGGGCGAAAGCGGAACGTCCGCAACGCCGCCCCGGTCGCTCCGCGAGAGGAGACGTCGAGCGAAGCCTATGGCGGCGATATCTACGACAAGGGAGCGCTCGTCCTCAACTCGCTGCGGTACTTGATCGGCGACGAGGCGTTCCTGAAGTCGATCCGCCGCATGGCTTATCCGACTCCCGAGTCAGAAAAGTGGACGGATGGACGCGCCCTGAGGTTCGTGACGACCGACGACTTCGTGACCGTGGCTTCGCGCGAATCTCAGCGCGACCTGTCGTGGTTCTTCGAAGTCTATGTCCGCCAGGCGTCGCTTCCCGTCTTGGAATCGGAATCGTCCGACGGCGTCCTCACCCTAGCATGGAAAACATCGGAAGGTCTTCCCTTCCCCATGCCTCTCGACGTCGTGGTGGACGGCAAGACCGTGCGCGTCCCGATGGACGGTGGCAAGGGCACGGTCCGATATTCAGGGGCCGCTCCGGTCATCGACCCGAACGGATGGGTGCTTCGCAAATAG